A genomic window from Prunus persica cultivar Lovell chromosome G2, Prunus_persica_NCBIv2, whole genome shotgun sequence includes:
- the LOC18784553 gene encoding F-box protein At5g51380: MGYREVAEKDHHARTMSLGAEKPNTKTSPLPPSKKRTSSWSDIWLKNTTPLKNVIFAMQLASPKDSKFKPTHKTLIPNWANIDRTSLLSDEILLKILAKLPESQRKPNSLVCKRWLNLQGRLVRSLKVLDWSFLQSGRLISRFPNLNQVDMLYGSSISDQNSGILLSYRMFSFHTGYEFSPKQRVSESNFKLLPPEVVDRGLDALASGCPNLRKLVVIGASEMGLLSVAEECPTLQELELHKCSDNVLRGIAACENLQVLKLVANVEGLYSSVVSDIGLTILAQGCTRLVKLELCGCEGSFDGIKAIGQCCQMLEELTFCDHRMDGGWLAALSYCENLKTLRFQSCKRIETIPGPEEYLGACPALERLHLQKCQLRDKKSVRALFMVCGAAREIVFQDCWGLDNDMFRLASTCRRVKFLSLEGCSVLTTEGLESVILPWKELECLRVVSCKNIKDKEISPALSTLFSTLKELQWRPDTKSLLPSSVFGTSIGKKGSRFFRKTRDLKMLFDDQNLLLDFIHR; this comes from the exons ATGGGATACAGAGAAGTTGCAGAGAAAGACCATCACGCTCGAACGATGTCGTTGGGGGCAGAGAAACCAAACACAAAGACCAGCCCTTTACCACCATCGAAGAAGAGGACGTCGAGCTGGTCAGACATCTGGCTTAAGAACACTACGCCCCTCAAGAACGTCATCTTCGCTATGCAACTTGCTTCGCCCAAAGACTCCAAATTCAAACCCACCCACAAAACCCTAATCCCCAACTGGGCAAACATTGACCGTACCTCCTTATTATCCGACGAAATCCTCCTCAAAATCCTCGCCAAGCTGCCCGAGTCGCAGCGCAAGCCTAACTCACTCGTCTGCAAGCGCTGGCTCAACCTCCAAGGCCGCCTTGTACGGTCGCTCAAGGTCTTGGACTGGAGCTTTCTCCAATCGGGTCGGTTGATCTCGAGGTTCCCCAACCTGAATCAGGTTGATATGCTATATGGGTCGTCTATTTCGGACCAAAATTCGGGCATTTTGTTGAGTTATAGAATGTTTTCGTTCCATACCGGTTACGAGTTCTCGCCGAAGCAGAGAGTTTCCgagtcaaatttcaaattgctTCCACCTGAGGTTGTTGACAGAGGGCTTGATGCGTTGGCGAGTGGGTGCCCCAACTTGCGGAAGCTTGTGGTGATTGGTGCGAGTGAAATGGGGTTGCTGAGTGTAGCAGAGGAGTGCCCCACACTCCAAGAATTGGAATTGCACAAGTGCAGTGACAATGTGCTGCGTGGGATTGCGGCATGTGAGAATTTGCAAGTGTTGAAATTGGTTGCAAATGTAGAGGGACTTTATAGTTCAGTGGTTTCGGATATTGGGCTTACGATTTTAGCACAAGGGTGCACGAGATTGGTAAAGCTTGAGCTTTGTGGATGTGAGGGAAGCTTTGATGGGATTAAGGCAATTGGGCAGTGTTGCCAAATGTTGGAGGAATTGACTTTCTGTGATCATAGGATGGATGGTGGGTGGTTGGCTGCACTTTCatattgtgaaaatttgaagacTTTGAGGTTTCAGTCGTGTAAGAGGATTGAAACTATTCCGGGGCCCGAAGAGTATTTGGGTGCTTGCCCTGCTCTGGAGCGGTTGCATTTGCAGAAGTGTCAATTGAGGGATAAGAAGAGTGTGAGAGCTTTGTTTATGGTGTGTGGAGCGGCCAGGGAGATTGTTTTTCAGGACTGTTGGGGATTGGACAATGATATGTTCAGGCTAGCAAGTACTTGCAG GAGGGTGAAGTTCCTATCTCTAGAAGGATGTTCAGTGTTAACAACAGAGGGTCTTGAGTCAGTAATTCTTCCCTGGAAGGAGCTTGAATGCCTTAGAGTAGTGTCGTGCAAGAATATAAAAGACAAGGAGATATCTCCTGCCCTCTCAACCTTATTTTCTACTCTCAAAGAGTTGCAATGGAGACCAGATACGAAATCTCTTCTTCCATCAAGCGTTTTCGGAACCAGCATAGGAAAGAAAGGCAGTAGATTCTTTCGGAAGACTCGAGATTTGAAGATGCTATTTGATGATCAGAATCTGCTCCTTGATTTTATACACAGATGA
- the LOC18786289 gene encoding structural maintenance of chromosomes protein 6B, which produces MEDPISGFRQRSGSGIVKRVRLENFMCHSSLQIELGDWVNFITGQNGSGKSAILTALCVAFGCRAKGTQRASTLKDFIKTGCSYAVVHVELKNQGEDAFKPEIYGDVIVIERRISGTATTTVLKDQQGKKVASRKEDLRELVEHFNIDVENPCVIMSQDKSREFLHSGNDKDKFKFFFKATLLQQVEDLLQNIEKQLEKANVVVAELEGSIRPIERELNELQEKIKNMEHVEEISQQAKQLKKKLAWAWVYDVDKQLAEQNARIGKLKDRIPLCQAKIDRQIGQVAKLRECFALKKSEIAHMMKKTSEIRRMKDELQQTLALATKEKLKLEEEYGRKFNQIQKMMNYVRSLQQQVQDTQEQHAKNTQAEESEIAEKLKELQNEVASIESMLARLKEEENALSECMQQTNSEIKQINEMIQNYDMKHREISNTIRELQRNQTNKVTAFGGDRVISLLRTIERYHQRFQSPPIGPIGAHLTLNNGDVWAVAVEHAIGRLLNAFIVTNHKDSLLLRTCAREANYSDLQIIIYDFSLPRLNIPPHMLPQTRHPTTLSLLHSEIHTVLNVLVDMGNVERQVLVRDYDAGKAIVFDQRVSNLKEVYTLDGSRMFSRGSVQTVLPPNKRVRTGRLCSSYDDQINELKRQGLSVQEEAQQCRRRKRDVEEKLQDLQENLRNVKRRCANADRDLTSKRLAIQDFDNAYEAGTSSASTVDELYQEISKVQVEIQERKMSLETFQVRIGEAEAKTNDLKASFENLSESAKGDIDAFEEAEREMMEIEQNLCSAEEEKAHYEGVMKNRVLKDIQDAEKHHQELENLREESSRKASILCPESEIIALGDWDGSTPEQLSAQVTRLNQRLERESQRYTESIDELRMSYENKERKILSKQKRNRAFREKLNSCRKALDLRRSKFQRNANYLKRQLTWQFNTHLRKKGISGQIKVSYEEKTLSVEVKMPQDATSSTVRDTRGLSGGERSFSTLCFALALHDMTEAPFRAMDEFDVFMDAVSRKISLDTLVDFALAQGSQWILITPHDISMVKNGDRIKKQQMAAPRS; this is translated from the exons ATGGAAGACCCCATTTCTGGCTTCCGTCAACGTTCCGGGTCAGGCATCGTCAAGAGAGTCCGATTGGAGAACTTCATGTGCCACAGTAGCTTGCAGATTGAGCTCGGCGACTGGGTCAATTTCATTACCGGCCAAAATGGAA gTGGTAAAAGTGCAATACTTACTGCTTTGTGTGTTGCATTTGGTTGTCGAGCTAAAGGGACTCAAAGAGCGTCTACATTGAaggattttataaaaactggTTGCAG TTATGCTGTTGTCCATGTGGAGTTAAAAAATCAAGGGGAGGATGCTTTTAAGCCCGAAATATATGGTGATGTCATAGTTATAGAGCGCAGGATTTCTGGAACTGCAACCACCACTGTTTTGAAAGACCAACAAG GAAAAAAGGTTGCTAGTCGGAAAGAGGACCTTCGAGAACTAGTTGAACATTTTAAT ATTGATGTTGAGAATCCATGTGTAATAATGAGTCAAGACAAAAGCAGAGAGTTTTTGCATTCTGGCAATGACAAAGATAAATTTAAG TTCTTTTTCAAAGCCACACTTCTTCAGCAAGTTGAAGATCTGTtgcaaaacattgaaaaacaGTTGGAGAAGGCaaatgttgttgttgctgagtTAGAGGGCTCAATAAGACCCATAGAAAGGGAACTTAATGAGTtgcaagaaaaaattaaaaacatggaGCACGTTGAAGAAATATCTCAACAAGCAAAGCAGTTAAAAAAGAAGCTTGCTTGGGCATGGGTATATGATGTAGACAAGCAGCTCGCGGAACAGAATGCAAGAATTGGAAAGCTGAAAGATCGCATACCTCTATGTCAAGCTAAAATTGATCGACAAATA GGTCAAGTGGCGAAACTAAGAGAATGCTTTGCCTTGAAGAAATCTGAAATTGCACACATGATGAAAAAGACATCAGAGATTAGGAGAATGAAGGATGAATTGCAACAGACACTAGCGTTG GCTACAAAAGAGAAACTTAAGCTAGAAGAAGAATATGGCCGCAAATTTAACCAAATCCAGAAGATGATGAACTATGTTAGGTCTCTTCAGCAACAGGTTCAAGATACCCAGGAGCAGCATGCCAAAAATACACAG GCAGAAGAATCAGAAATAGCGGAAAAACTTAAAGAACTCCAAAATGAGGTTGCTAGCATTGAATCAATGCTTGCAAG GttgaaggaagaagagaatGCCTTATCAGAATGCATGCAACAGACAAATAGTGAAATCAAACAGATAAATGAAATG attcaaaattatgacATGAAGCATCGGGAGATCTCAAATACCATCCGGGAgcttcagcgaaatcaaaccaaCAAG GTTACAGCTTTTGGTGGAGATAGAGTGATAAGCCTTCTACGCACAATTGAGAGATATCATCAGAGATTCCAAAGCCCTCCAATTGGTCCAATTGGTGCTCATTTG ACTTTGAATAATGGCGATGTCTGGGCTGTTGCTGTTGAACATGCCATTGGAAGGTTGCTCAATGCTTTCATTGTGACAAATCATAAAGACTCGCTTCTTCTGAGAACATGTGCAAGGGAAGCAAACTACAGTGACCTTCAGATTATTATATATGACTTTTCATTACCAAG GTTAAATATACCGCCTCACATGCTTCCACAAACAAGGCACCCAActactctttctcttcttcattctGAAATTCATACTGTTTTAAACGTGTTGGTAGATATG GGAAATGTTGAAAGGCAAGTTCTCGTGAGAGATTATGATGCGGGAAAAGCAATTGTATTTGACCAGAGGGTTTCAAATTTGAAGGAGGTTTACACCTTAGATGGCAGTAGGAT GTTTTCTCGTGGTTCTGTCCAGACAGTTCTTCCTCCCAATAAGCGAGTTAGAACTGGTCGTCTCTGTAGTTCTTATGATGATCAAATTAATGAGCTTAAAAGACAAGGATTAAGTGTACAAGAAGAAGCTCAGCAGTGCAGAAGGAGGAAAAGGGATGTAGAGGAAAAACTTCAGGATCTTCAAGAGAATCTCCGAAATGTGAAG AGGAGATGTGCAAATGCGGACCGTGATTTGACGTCTAAGAGGCTAGCAATTCAAGATTTTGACAATGCATATGAAGCTGGTACATCATCTGCATCAACTGTTGATGAGCTGTATCAAGAAATTTCG AAAGTCCAAGTGGAGATTCAAGAAAGGAAAATGTCACTGGAAACGTTTCAAGTCAGAATTGGTGAAGCTGAGGCAAAGACCAATGATCTTAAAGCATCATTTGAGAATCTATCTG AGTCAGCAAAAGGTGACATTGATGCCTTTGAGGAAGCggagagagaaatgatggAGATTGAACAAAATCTATGTTCTGCAGAAGAG GAGAAAGCTCATTATGAAGGTGTAATGAAGAACAGGGTACTTAAGGATATCCAAGATGCAGAAAAACACCATCAGGAGCTTGAGAATCTCCGCGAG GAGAGTTCTAGAAAGGCTTCTATCCTTTGTCCAGAGAGTGAAATTATAGCATTAGGTGATTGGGATGGTAGCACTCCTGAACAACTCAGTGCCCAAGTAACCAGGCTGAATCAGAGGCTTGAGCGAGAGAGTCAGAG ATATACTGAATCAATTGATGAGCTCCGAATGTCATATGAGAACAAGGAACGTAAGATtttaagcaaacaaaaaagaaacagagctTTTCGAGAAAAGTTAAAT TCATGCCGCAAAGCCCTTGATTTGCGACGGAGCAAGTTTCAAAGAAATGCAAATTATTTAAAGCGCCAGCTGACCTGGCA ATTCAATACCCATCTGAGAAAGAAAGGGATTAGCGGACAGATTAAAGTGAGTTATGAGGAGAAGACCCTATCTGTTGAG GTAAAGATGCCCCAGGATGCAACAAGCAGCACTGTTCGTGACACTAGAGGGCTTTCAG GTGGGGAACGCTCCTTTTCAACATTGTGCTTTGCATTGGCTCTTCATGACATGACCGAAGCTCCATTTAGAGCAATGGATGAGTTCGATGTTTTTATG GATGCTGTAAGTCGGAAAATCAGCCTAGACACTCTTGTTGATTTTGCATTGGCACAAGGATCCCAATGGATACTTATCACCCCTCATGATATCAG TATGGTGAAGAACGGGGATAGGATAAAGAAGCAGCAGATGGCGGCTCCTCGTTCTTGA